A part of Rhodamnia argentea isolate NSW1041297 chromosome 8, ASM2092103v1, whole genome shotgun sequence genomic DNA contains:
- the LOC115738033 gene encoding ESCRT-related protein CHMP1B, protein MGNTEKLLNQIMDLKFTAKSLQRQARKCEKEEKAEKLKVKKAIEKGNMDGARIYAENAIRKRTEQMNYLRLASRLDAVVARLDTQAKMTTINKSMASIVKSLESTLATGNLQKMSETMDSFEKQFVNMEVQAEFMESAMAGSTSLSTPEGEVNSLMQQVADDYGLEVSVGLPQPAAHAVPAKSSEKVDEDDLSRRLADLKARG, encoded by the exons ATGGGGAACACCGAGAAGCTTCTGAACCAGATCATGGACCTCAAGTTCACCGCCAAGTCGCTGCAGCGGCAGGCGAGGAAGTgcgagaaggaggagaaggcgGAGAAGCTGAAGGTCAAGAAGGCGATCGAGAAGGGCAACATGGACGGCGCCCGCATCTACGCCGAGAACGCCATCCGGAAGCGCACGGAGCAGATGAACTACCTCCGCCTCGCCTCCCGCCTTGACGCCGTCGTCGCGCGGCTGGACACTCAGGCCAAGATGACCACGATCAACAAGTCCATGGCCTCGATCGTCAAGTCCCTCGAGTCCACTTTGGCTACTG GTAATTTGCAGAAGATGTCAGAGACAATGGATTCATTTGAAAAGCAGTTTGTGAACATGGAGGTGCAGGCAGAGTTCATGGAGAGTGCGATGGCTGGGTCAACCTCACTTTCCACTCCAGAAGGAGAAGTAAACAGCTTGATGCAGCAAGTAGCGGATGATTATGGACTGGAAGTCTCTGTCGGTTTGCCACAGCCAGCTGCACATGCAGTTCCAGCTAAATCATCAGAGAAGGTTGATGAAGATGATCTTTCAAGACGGCTTGCAGATCTCAAGGCCAGAGGTTGA
- the LOC115737952 gene encoding uncharacterized RNA methyltransferase BT_0643 — MCTSHPLTTAFRAMPMTTAITAVPAHSFKLITTTLFPRPLLRGLRSASASASVPSFEDHPSPQQQARSTSYFPKKNQTLELECDSLAYKGKGICKVSGTGFVVLCDRALPGERFVGRVTRKKGNYAEVTKLRTISPHWDIVDAPCEYASYCGGCKTQNLLYEAQVRAKEQQVRELIIHVGKFPSNDPEFPTMMKPIVPCDIQFHYRNKMEFSFGSQRWLPRELFEENSDDSEKHALGLHAPGFFDKVLNVNKCLLQSDPANKVLAAIQDCWRDPQLGLSPYDVHSHAGFLKHLMLRTGRDIETGQPEVMVNFVTSSYKPELLKPLVEEISSFPEVVSVVNNVNTSVGNTSAGEEEYTLYGKSTITETLRGLTFQISANSFFQTNTWQAEVLYKIIEECAGPRGDGSEIVLDLFCGTGTIGLTLARRVRHVYGYEVVAQAISDACLNAKLNGISNATFIQGDLNKIDENFGSNFPKPDIVISDPNRPGMHLKLIKFLLKLKAQRIIYVSCNPATCARDLEYLCHGVREQNIEGCYKLKSVQPVDMFPHTPHIECVCLLELC, encoded by the exons ATGTGCACTTCGCACCCTCTCACAACCGCATTCCGCGCGATGCCGATGACCACCGCCATCACCGCCGTCCCTGCTCACTCCTTCAAACTCATCACAACCACTCTCTTCCCTCGCCCCCTCCTCCGCGGCCTtcgctccgcctccgcctccgcctccgtcCCCTCCTTCGAAGACCACCCTTCCCCGCAACAGCAAGCTCGCTCCACTTCCTACTTCCCCAAGAAGAACCAGACCCTCGAATTGGAGTGCGACAGCTTGGCCTACAAGGGCAAGGGCATCTGCAAGGTCTCCGGCACCGGCTTCGTCGTCCTCTGCGACCGCGCCCTCCCCGGCGAACGCTTCGTCGGCCGCGTCACCCGCAAGAAGGGAAATTACGCCGAG GTGACTAAGTTGAGGACGATATCTCCGCATTGGGACATTGTGGATGCCCCCTGCGAGTATGCTTCGTACTGCGGAGGCTGTAAAACGCAGAATTTGTTGTACGAGGCTCAAGTCAGAGCCAAGGAACAGCAGGTCCGAGAGTTGATCATTCATGTCGGGAAATTTCCTAGTAATGATCCGGAGTTTCCCACAATGATGAAGCCCATCGTTCCCTGCGATATCCAATTCCACTATAGGAACAAG atggaattttcatttggcTCTCAAAGGTGGTTGCCACGTGAATTGTTTGAAGAGAATAGCGATGATTCTGAGAAACATGCTTTGGGACTGCATGCACCTGGCTTCTTTGATAAGGTCCTGAATGTTAACAAGTGCTTACTACAAAGTGACCCCGCTAACAAG GTTCTTGCAGCTATACAAGACTGCTGGAGAGATCCCCAACTAGGTTTGTCTCCTTATGATGTCCACTCTCATGCTGGATTTCTTAAGCATCTAATGCTTAGAACTGGGAG GGACATTGAGACTGGTCAGCCGGAGGTCATGGTTAATTTTGTGACATCATCTTACAAGCCCGAGTTGCTGAAACCCTTAGTAGAGGAGATTTCATCTTTCCCTGAAGTG GTAAGTGTTGTCAACAATGTGAATACTTCGGTGGGTAATACATCTGCCGGAGAGGAGGAATACACTTTGTATGGGAAATCTACCATCACAGAGACATTGAGAGGGCTTACTTTTCAAATTTCTGCCAATTCCTTTTTTCAAACAAATACTTGGCAG GCTGAGGTTCTATATAAAATTATTGAGGAGTGTGCGGGTCCTAGAGGGGATGGCTCAGAAATTGTGCTAGACCTATTCTGTGGAACAGGCACCATTGGTCTGACACTTGCCAGAAG GGTTAGACATGTTTATGGTTACGAGGTTGTTGCTCAGGCCATCTCTGACGCTTGTCTGAATGCCAAGCTCAATGGTATCAGCAATGCAACATTTATTCAAGGAGATCTCAATAAAATCGATGAAAATTTTGGCAGCAACTTCCCTAAACCGGATATTGTCATTTCAG ATCCAAATCGGCCAGGCATGCACCTGAAGTTGATTAAGTTTCTGCTGAAGCTCAAGGCTCAGCGTATTATTTATGTATCTTGTAATCCAGCTACTTGTGCACGAGACCTCGAGTACCTTTGTCATGGGGTG AGAGAGCAAAACATCGAAGGGTGTTACAAACTAAAAAGTGTACAGCCAGTAGACATGTTCCCACACACTCCTCACATTGAGTGTGTGTGCCTACTAGAGCTCTGTTAA
- the LOC115738032 gene encoding glycosyltransferase BC10: MFQRIVNVDEGKDPSSVIRNYQPRACPWRLLHYFLLFVLVGLGLLILSMNTIRYFGVQNQPVHKSRPFLCLEEPFSIESRFSTPSSLLHAMSDEELFWRASFVPLMKTYPLKRVPKIAFMFLVKGPLPFAPLWERFFKGHKELYSIYIHSLPSYGAEFPPSSVFYERQIPSQVVEWGLMSMCDAERRLLANALLDMSNEWFILVSESCIPIQNLTTVYNYISRSKYSFIGSFDEDGPYGRGRYNKKMAPEINLTEWRKGSQWFEVNRELAIDIIEDSTYYPMFKKFCRPTCYVDEHYFPTMLTIQSPDLLANRSITWVDWSRGGPHPATFGEADITKEFFKKILENSSCSYNDRPYSLCFLFARKFAPGALDSLSALASEVFGF; this comes from the exons ATGTTCCAAAGGATAGTGAATGTAGATGAAGGAAAAGACCCTTCATCTGTAATCAGGAATTACCAGCCCAGGGCATGTCCATGGAGACTCCTCCACTATTTCTTGTTGTTTGTGCTTGTGGGTCTTGGATTGTTGATTTTAAGCATGAATACGATACGATACTTTGGAGTCCAAAATCAACCTGTACATAAGAGTAGACCTTTCCTCTGCCTTGAAGAGCCATTTAGTATAGAGAGCAGGTTTAGCACCCCGTCAAGTTTATTACATGCCATGAGCGATGAGGAGCTCTTTTGGAGGGCATCTTTTGTGCCTCTGATGAAGACGTATCCACTTAAGAGAGTTCCCAAGATTGCCTTCATGTTCTTGGTGAAAGGTCCATTGCCGTTTGCCCCTCTTTGGGAGAGGTTTTTCAAGGGGCATAAAGAGCTGTACTCGATCTACATCCACTCCCTACCTTCGTATGGTGCTGAATTCCCACCTTCATCAGTGTTCTATGAGCGACAAATCCCAAGCCAG GTGGTGGAGTGGGGGTTGATGAGCATGTGTGATGCAGAAAGGAGACTCCTGGCAAACGCCCTGCTTGACATGTCCAACGAATGGTTCATCCTCGTCTCTGAATCGTGCATCCCGATCCAGAACCTCACAACAGTCTATAATTACATATCACGATCCAAGTACAGCTTCATTGGATCTTTCGATGAAGATGGACCCTATGGGAGAGGACGCTACAACAAGAAGATGGCACCAGAGATCAACCTTACCGAGTGGCGTAAAGGTTCTCAGTGGTTTGAAGTGAATCGTGAACTCGCCATAGACATAATAGAAGATTCGACCTACTACCCTATGTTCAAGAAGTTTTGCAGACCTACATGTTATGTGGATGAACACTACTTCCCTACGATGCTAACCATCCAATCTCCGGATCTCCTGGCAAATAGAAGCATCACTTGGGTGGACTGGTCGAGAGGCGGTCCGCACCCTGCTACTTTTGGCGAAGCCGATATCACGAaggaatttttcaagaaaatcctGGAAAACTCCTCGTGCAGTTACAATGATCGACCTTATTCGCTTTGTTTCCTCTTTGCTAGGAAGTTTGCTCCTGGTGCTTTAGATTCTCTGTCAGCTTTAGCATCGGAAGTTTTTGGATTTTGA
- the LOC115738035 gene encoding uncharacterized protein LOC115738035, which produces MSVKKTLSLNREKAGKSAIPANKTLSLNANNRVSSSSEATGASNDAVVAKKRRTDRCFSFSFMEINIEKPAGSTSLEDVDSNKLKAEIKRWAKAVVRYARQVSDRFGRSSSGSNVSG; this is translated from the coding sequence ATGTCCGTgaagaaaactctctctctaAACAGAGAGAAGGCCGGCAAATCTGCCATACCCGCCAATAAAACCCTCTCCCTCAACGCCAACAACAGAGTGTCCTCCTCCTCGGAAGCCACGGGTGCTAGCAATGATGCTGTTGTTGCCAAGAAGAGGCGCACGGACAGGTGCTTCTCCTTCTCGTTCATGGAGATAAACATCGAAAAGCCGGCGGGCTCGACATCGCTCGAGGACGTTGACTCGAACAAGTTGAAGGCCGAGATCAAGCGGTGGGCCAAAGCCGTCGTGAGGTACGCCCGCCAGGTGAGCGACCGCTTCGGGAGGTCGAGCTCGGGCTCCAACGTTAGTGGCTGA